In the Anoplopoma fimbria isolate UVic2021 breed Golden Eagle Sablefish chromosome 7, Afim_UVic_2022, whole genome shotgun sequence genome, one interval contains:
- the ovol1a gene encoding putative transcription factor Ovo-like 1a has protein sequence MPRTFLVKKANVSPWKRNWSELPDHERGDVYIPVSYPSSFLMMGAEASPAETTPLCLTKHSLPDTQTHAELPSSTMLGRPQSLAPPTEERSDIRRRAQTGSTYVRSKMKVTTGDLPPSPSPLPLSLPPIPTLPPLTSHATEKPVALTTTPDPREAVSMVTRSSGHSQSLSTGSTGVTGAYVCQVCEKTFSYQRMLNRHLKCHNDTKRHLCTFCGKGFNDTFDLKRHVRTHTGVRPYKCTLCEKAFTQRCSLESHMKKIHSVTQKYAYKERRNKLYVCEECGLTSGSQDELLIHLHSLHPDSNLLKGKAARRAGGGMEGEGSSPGSPQGADSDDTTGSSGQ, from the exons ATGCCGAGGACCTTTCTGGTGAAAAAGGCCAATGTTTCGCCTTGGAAGCGGAACTGGAGCGAACTCCCTGATCATGAGAGAGGCGACGTCTACATCCCAG tcTCCTACCCTTCGTCCTTCCTCATGATGGGAGCCGAAGCCAGCCCTGCCGAGACGACTCCGCTCTGCCTCACCAAACATTCTCTCCCGGACACGCAAACACACGCCGAGCTGCCGTCCAGCACGATGCTGGGCCGACCACAGAGCCTGGCGCCGCCAACGGAGGAGAGGTCAGATATCAGAAGGAGGGCACAAACCGGATCTACATACGTCCGGTCCAAAATGAAG GTAACAACAGGTGATTTACCCCCCAGTccttctccccttcctctctctctccctcccattCCCACCCTGCCACCACTAACATCACACGCCACTGAGAAGCCAGTTGCCTTGACGACAACCCCTGACCCAAGGGAAGCGGTCTCCATGGTGACCAGATCATCAGGTCACAGTCAGAGTTTGTCCACGGGGTCGACGGGGGTTACAGGAGCGTATGTGTGCCAG GTTTGCGAGAAGACCTTCTCGTACCAGCGAATGTTGAACAGACATCTCAAGTGTCACAACGACACCAAGAGACACCTGTGCACCTTCTGCGGCAAGGGCTTCAACGACACCTTTGACCTCAAGAGACACGTACGCACGCATACAG GCGTCCGTCCCTACAAGTGCACGCTCTGCGAAAAGGCCTTCACCCAGCGCTGCTCCCTGGAGTCCCACATGAAGAAGATCCACAGCGTCACCCAGAAGTACGCCTACAAGGAGCGACGCAACAAGCTGTACGTCTGCGAGGAGTGCGGCCTCACCTCTGGGTCTCAGGATGAGCTGCTGATCCACCTCCACTCGCTTCACCCCGACAGCAACCTGTTGAAGGGGAAGGCTGcgaggagagctggaggagggatggagggagaaggATCATCGCCAGGCTCTCCTCAAGGAGCTGATAGTGATGATACCACGGGATCATCGGGGCAGTAG